From a region of the bacterium genome:
- the rlmD gene encoding 23S rRNA (uracil(1939)-C(5))-methyltransferase RlmD translates to MNSGEIREVKIDTLVHGGDGLGRIDGYVVFVPMAAVQDHLRVRITSVNHDYARAEIAEIIEPSPSRIEPVCEVFGTCGGCQWQHISYDEQLRAKTEIVRQALVREGKLNELHLAPVVRPIIPSPHGFHYRHRMQFSVNHRDRTPHIGLYREKTHDLVEMKACHLAHPLINSFLCRMRELFCRLDNRFIQGIDLTVDGKGERLLLVFHFKRGDEADQKQLYEQLKAAMPEVTGAMLKTEEFKKARTVEVGGQQILYPTVGYNLFIGPETFIQVNCEGNRVLVQTVLDQIAQAAEGKRVNILELHCGAGNFTLPVSRLARDVVGVESCPASVDLARKSIWTHGITNSQLFSKSDLKGVKFLIRANRSFDLLLMDPPRCGCQDILEYIPQLGVQHIIYVSCNPATLARDVGILISLGYQVDEVQPIDMFPQTHHVESVVRLSKDKDKRQGNH, encoded by the coding sequence ATGAATAGTGGAGAAATCAGAGAAGTAAAAATTGACACCCTGGTTCATGGTGGTGATGGACTTGGCCGGATTGACGGCTATGTCGTTTTTGTGCCGATGGCTGCTGTACAGGACCATCTGCGGGTTCGGATCACCTCGGTGAACCATGACTATGCCAGGGCGGAAATCGCCGAGATCATAGAGCCCTCGCCCTCACGGATAGAACCGGTGTGTGAGGTTTTCGGGACATGCGGGGGGTGCCAGTGGCAGCATATAAGTTATGATGAGCAACTGCGGGCTAAAACGGAAATCGTGCGCCAGGCGCTGGTACGGGAGGGAAAGCTGAATGAGCTTCACCTTGCTCCGGTTGTGCGTCCGATCATTCCTTCTCCCCACGGATTTCACTACCGGCACCGCATGCAGTTCAGCGTGAATCACCGGGACCGCACCCCGCACATCGGGCTGTACCGGGAAAAAACCCATGACCTGGTCGAAATGAAAGCCTGCCACCTGGCTCATCCGCTCATCAATTCGTTCCTATGCCGGATGCGGGAGCTGTTTTGCCGTCTCGATAACCGGTTCATTCAGGGAATCGATCTCACCGTGGATGGAAAGGGAGAGCGGCTCCTTTTGGTTTTTCACTTCAAGCGGGGTGACGAGGCGGATCAGAAGCAGCTCTATGAGCAGCTCAAGGCTGCCATGCCGGAAGTGACCGGAGCGATGCTGAAAACCGAGGAGTTTAAAAAGGCCAGGACTGTAGAGGTTGGCGGTCAGCAGATACTCTATCCCACGGTCGGTTACAATCTTTTTATCGGCCCTGAAACTTTCATTCAGGTCAATTGTGAGGGAAACAGGGTACTGGTTCAGACAGTGCTGGATCAGATTGCACAGGCTGCCGAAGGCAAGAGGGTCAATATCCTTGAATTGCACTGCGGAGCGGGTAATTTCACCTTGCCTGTCTCACGGCTAGCCAGGGATGTGGTCGGCGTGGAGAGCTGTCCGGCCAGTGTGGACCTTGCCCGGAAAAGCATCTGGACTCATGGCATCACCAATAGCCAGCTTTTCAGTAAAAGTGACCTCAAGGGAGTGAAATTCCTGATCCGGGCCAACCGATCCTTTGATCTGCTTCTGATGGACCCGCCCCGGTGCGGCTGCCAGGATATCCTGGAATATATCCCCCAGTTGGGTGTTCAGCACATCATCTACGTTTCCTGTAATCCTGCGACCCTGGCCAGGGATGTGGGGATTTTGATAAGCCTGGGATATCAGGTCGATGAGGTCCAGCCGATTGACATGTTTCCTCAAACTCACCATGTGGAAAGTGTGGTCAGGTTAAGCAAAGACAAAGACAAAAGACAAGGAAACCACTGA
- a CDS encoding alcohol dehydrogenase catalytic domain-containing protein translates to MRVAMYYHNHDVRVEEMPKPAIGPGEMLVKVASCGICGSDVMEWYRRKKAPLVLGHEMCGEIAELGERAAARYRIGQRVFVSHHVPCNTCRYCLMGHHTACATLQSTNFDPGGFSEYVRVPELQVDRGVYVLPDGVSCEEGTLIEPLACVLRGQRLTGINAGDTVLVIGAGISGLLHIQLARALGAGRIIASDIHESRLEAARRFGADAAISGGGDVVGRLLEINDHRLADLVIICAGTDAVVPSALQTVDNGGSVLFFAVPPAGVQVPIPITDLWRREITLQTSYGASPQDLMTALDLIRLKKLPLLSRMITHRLSLDEAGLGFRMVAEARESIKVLIEPWRQAR, encoded by the coding sequence TTGCGCGTTGCCATGTATTACCATAATCACGATGTCCGGGTGGAGGAGATGCCAAAACCCGCCATAGGGCCTGGGGAGATGCTGGTCAAGGTCGCATCCTGCGGTATCTGCGGCAGTGATGTCATGGAGTGGTACCGCCGGAAAAAGGCTCCGCTGGTGCTTGGGCACGAGATGTGCGGGGAAATTGCGGAGCTTGGAGAACGGGCAGCGGCCAGGTATCGGATTGGGCAGCGCGTCTTTGTTTCCCACCATGTGCCCTGCAACACCTGCCGCTACTGCCTGATGGGTCATCATACGGCCTGCGCCACTCTCCAGAGCACGAATTTCGATCCCGGCGGCTTCAGCGAGTATGTCCGCGTTCCTGAGCTCCAGGTGGACCGGGGAGTATATGTCCTGCCCGATGGGGTTTCCTGTGAGGAAGGGACCCTGATCGAGCCTCTGGCCTGCGTTCTTCGCGGCCAGCGTCTGACGGGCATCAATGCGGGGGATACGGTCCTGGTCATTGGAGCGGGCATCAGCGGCCTGCTGCATATCCAGTTAGCCAGGGCTCTGGGTGCAGGAAGAATCATTGCTTCGGATATCCATGAGTCCAGGCTGGAAGCCGCCCGCAGGTTCGGAGCGGATGCCGCAATTTCAGGCGGGGGAGATGTCGTCGGCAGGCTGCTGGAAATCAATGACCACCGGCTGGCCGATCTGGTCATCATCTGTGCCGGAACCGATGCGGTCGTTCCATCAGCCCTTCAGACTGTGGATAACGGCGGCTCGGTGCTGTTCTTCGCTGTTCCGCCCGCCGGAGTGCAGGTGCCAATCCCCATTACCGACCTCTGGCGACGGGAAATAACCCTTCAGACCTCGTATGGTGCCAGCCCGCAGGATCTGATGACTGCCCTGGATCTGATCAGGCTCAAAAAACTCCCCCTTCTGTCCCGGATGATCACCCACCGCCTGAGCCTGGACGAGGCAGGGCTGGGATTTCGTATGGTGGCCGAAGCCAGGGAGTCCATCAAGGTGCTCATTGAACCCTGGAGGCAGGCGCGGTAA